The following proteins are encoded in a genomic region of Fervidobacterium pennivorans DSM 9078:
- a CDS encoding DUF4382 domain-containing protein: protein MKKVFLVFGLSVLVLVLFSCSQLNLFGPTKSTVSVVLAAGVDGSGDSVKPQEYSSADLQGLNQRTEAPWIKDIEHLYVKISKFSYKYSTGPGAGKWATPTAVDKEVDLVNLIDEATWLTFDIPNGAVIVALAFEVTQATVTINGSNYAVTIPSDKARVVIPNLNWQVKTEESQIVLAIDWTRSIIKTDSEGYMLVPRVAYRWRGELKKLWAIYGDILIDDATPTIPLLIGLFEGTDTTATPTVLKMRRPRDDAYFWLGKHPAGTYTVVVWDNVTWEWDGENYSVTGRKATETTFEHGKTTANTELHLRYSTSE, encoded by the coding sequence ATGAAAAAGGTATTCTTGGTATTTGGGTTGAGCGTTTTGGTGTTGGTACTTTTCAGCTGCAGTCAACTAAACTTGTTTGGACCAACAAAATCAACCGTATCTGTTGTTCTTGCAGCTGGTGTTGACGGTAGTGGAGACTCCGTGAAACCACAAGAATATTCCTCTGCTGACTTGCAAGGTTTAAATCAAAGAACAGAAGCTCCTTGGATAAAAGATATTGAACACTTGTATGTCAAAATTTCAAAGTTTTCGTATAAATACTCAACAGGGCCTGGCGCTGGGAAGTGGGCTACACCAACTGCTGTTGACAAAGAAGTGGACCTTGTGAACTTAATTGATGAAGCAACTTGGCTGACATTCGATATTCCAAATGGTGCGGTTATAGTTGCGTTGGCTTTTGAGGTAACACAAGCAACAGTAACAATAAACGGTTCAAACTATGCTGTAACAATTCCATCTGACAAAGCCAGAGTAGTTATTCCAAATCTCAACTGGCAAGTAAAAACAGAAGAGTCACAGATAGTCCTTGCCATAGACTGGACAAGAAGTATTATTAAGACAGATTCGGAAGGCTACATGCTCGTTCCAAGAGTCGCGTATCGCTGGCGTGGAGAATTGAAGAAGTTGTGGGCGATTTATGGAGACATACTGATTGACGATGCAACACCAACTATTCCGCTGCTTATCGGTTTATTTGAAGGAACAGACACAACAGCTACACCAACGGTGCTAAAAATGAGAAGGCCACGAGATGATGCTTACTTCTGGCTTGGAAAACATCCAGCTGGAACGTACACAGTTGTCGTATGGGATAACGTCACATGGGAATGGGATGGTGAAAATTATTCCGTAACAGGACGGAAGGCTACTGAAACAACGTTTGAACACGGGAAAACAACAGCAAATACAGAACTTCATTTGAGATACTCAACTAGCGAGTAA
- a CDS encoding ABC transporter ATP-binding protein — MEDITIKALGLTKKFGDFTAVDNVNLEVKRGEIFGFLGPNGAGKTTTIRMLTGVLKPTSGKVEILGLDMKDHETEIKRRIGVVPDEPKIYEHLKGYEFLDFIIAIYRLNKQELKHRIEELCNAFGVDYLSKFVGEMSHGMKQKLMLISVLMRKPEVLFLDEPTVGLDARSAKILKELLRKYADEGTTIFMTTHILEIAEKMCDRVAIINNGQIIVESYIAELKEKHGKSLEDIFLSLTATEDIRDIVESL, encoded by the coding sequence ATGGAGGATATTACTATCAAAGCCTTAGGACTCACAAAAAAATTCGGTGATTTTACTGCTGTGGATAATGTGAACTTAGAGGTTAAACGTGGTGAAATATTTGGATTTCTTGGGCCAAACGGTGCAGGAAAGACGACCACCATAAGGATGCTAACGGGGGTCTTGAAACCAACAAGCGGAAAGGTAGAAATTCTTGGACTTGATATGAAAGACCACGAAACAGAGATAAAAAGAAGAATCGGTGTGGTTCCAGATGAACCTAAAATATATGAACATCTAAAAGGCTACGAATTCTTAGATTTTATCATCGCAATTTACAGATTGAACAAGCAGGAATTAAAACATCGCATTGAAGAATTATGTAATGCCTTTGGAGTGGATTATCTCTCCAAATTCGTGGGTGAGATGTCTCACGGAATGAAACAAAAACTTATGCTCATATCCGTACTCATGAGGAAACCCGAAGTTCTTTTCTTAGATGAACCAACTGTTGGACTTGATGCAAGAAGCGCAAAGATATTGAAGGAATTACTCCGAAAATATGCAGATGAAGGAACAACAATATTCATGACGACTCATATACTTGAGATAGCAGAAAAGATGTGCGACCGCGTTGCTATAATAAATAATGGACAGATTATCGTTGAAAGTTACATTGCTGAATTGAAAGAGAAACACGGAAAGTCACTTGAAGATATATTCCTTTCACTCACAGCAACCGAAGACATTAGAGACATTGTAGAAAGCCTGTAA
- the ribH gene encoding 6,7-dimethyl-8-ribityllumazine synthase, with product MKVHEGIYDGSGLKFAIIVPRFNSTVTERLLEGAIDCLTRHNVREEDISIIRVPGSMEVIFALNYLVNFQSNSFDAIIVLGAVIQGETYHFNIVANEIGKAVAHFNSISKIPITFGVLTTETVEQALNRAGIKSGNKGFEAAMAALEMANLKRMLGS from the coding sequence CTGAAAGTCCACGAAGGAATTTACGACGGAAGCGGTTTGAAATTTGCCATCATTGTTCCAAGGTTCAACAGCACAGTAACAGAACGACTCCTTGAGGGTGCGATAGATTGTTTGACAAGACATAATGTCAGGGAAGAAGACATCTCAATTATACGCGTCCCGGGAAGTATGGAAGTTATATTTGCGCTTAATTATTTGGTTAACTTCCAATCTAATAGCTTCGATGCTATCATTGTACTAGGAGCTGTCATACAAGGTGAAACATACCACTTCAACATCGTTGCAAATGAGATAGGAAAAGCCGTCGCACATTTTAATTCAATATCAAAAATTCCTATAACTTTCGGTGTTCTAACCACAGAGACTGTAGAACAAGCACTGAATAGAGCAGGAATTAAGAGCGGTAACAAAGGATTTGAAGCTGCCATGGCAGCATTGGAAATGGCTAATTTGAAAAGAATGCTAGGCAGTTAA
- a CDS encoding SHOCT domain-containing protein — translation MRFRWLGPWLGTACIGGYNGAWFVETFWWLRPVLSFALFLIAVYVVYRLFFAKSNVFRKKDQAVEILNERFAKGEITEEEYKRMRSTLEEHK, via the coding sequence ATGAGATTTCGTTGGCTTGGACCATGGTTAGGAACCGCTTGTATCGGAGGTTACAACGGAGCTTGGTTTGTGGAAACATTTTGGTGGCTAAGACCTGTCTTATCTTTTGCACTCTTTCTCATAGCTGTTTACGTGGTTTATAGACTTTTCTTTGCTAAGTCGAATGTCTTTCGAAAAAAAGATCAAGCAGTAGAAATACTCAATGAACGCTTTGCAAAAGGAGAGATAACAGAGGAAGAATACAAAAGGATGCGAAGTACTCTCGAGGAACACAAATAA
- a CDS encoding DDE-type integrase/transposase/recombinase, protein MNNSTLSCPKCGSTSLYKNGHDKYGNQQFLCKLCHHSFKLSHSQKRKNFPFPYPKCTSCGKSMQIYKVRRSFVVFRCRACRTKDRVPFNLPEPVTLIPEKFKYFRFPIFFVLKAFVLYMKHNMSYRSLAHSLNIKVSHVTIYKWVIKLCTLFSVLFPTFTIENVFSVHADETVLVFKEQKYYVWLLVDHETNLILCWHVSKYRDMGQVKVLLEKFFGNSKPRNIELITDGLGAYESAVKLLFRNINHVVVPLGKNNQCESKFSLLKDFFRLKRGLKNTKNLAKYIQGFCVVKNLWKTHNGNINCILSHLHSFITTS, encoded by the coding sequence ATGAACAACTCAACGCTCTCTTGTCCAAAATGCGGTTCCACCAGCTTATACAAAAACGGTCATGACAAATACGGTAACCAACAATTCCTTTGCAAACTCTGCCATCATTCTTTCAAACTCTCCCATTCTCAAAAACGCAAAAACTTCCCTTTCCCTTATCCCAAATGCACTTCTTGTGGTAAATCTATGCAAATTTACAAAGTCCGTCGCTCTTTCGTTGTCTTCCGTTGTAGAGCTTGTCGTACCAAAGATAGAGTACCTTTTAACCTCCCCGAACCAGTCACCCTTATTCCTGAGAAATTTAAATATTTCCGCTTCCCTATCTTTTTCGTCTTAAAGGCTTTTGTTTTGTATATGAAACACAATATGTCTTATCGCTCTCTTGCTCATTCTCTTAATATCAAAGTATCTCATGTCACCATATACAAATGGGTTATTAAATTGTGTACTTTATTCTCTGTACTTTTTCCAACATTTACCATCGAAAATGTTTTCTCAGTTCATGCTGATGAAACTGTTCTTGTGTTCAAAGAACAAAAGTACTATGTTTGGCTATTAGTTGATCACGAAACTAACTTAATTCTTTGTTGGCATGTCTCAAAGTATCGTGATATGGGACAAGTCAAAGTATTGCTCGAGAAGTTCTTTGGTAATTCAAAACCTAGAAACATTGAACTTATTACTGATGGACTTGGTGCATATGAAAGTGCAGTAAAGCTGTTGTTCAGAAATATCAATCACGTAGTGGTACCGCTCGGTAAAAACAATCAATGTGAATCTAAGTTTTCATTGTTGAAAGACTTTTTCCGACTCAAGCGAGGGCTGAAGAATACGAAGAATTTAGCAAAATACATTCAAGGCTTTTGTGTAGTGAAGAATCTTTGGAAAACACACAATGGCAATATCAATTGCATTCTTTCACACTTACACTCTTTCATCACTACAAGTTAA
- a CDS encoding permease, with amino-acid sequence MRELRILFKYLGLSLNLQNTAKTKRKKITSSKEPNYALRYILLMFSSILPMAVFLTISNYNIYKLLAHYPDVAKSFFISSMSIFSLFYVVGFIGTGMHAFSRSDEMELLLTMPISRSVLTVYNLIVTLANQFFTLGFFVASVLGFLLAVRTNIFGFILRTLLHIAFLTSLSALLAVVSGGISSKRFVRRLNAVILLLLVAVYLFFVQIQDVNVEQLGENARFVKFVAFTTSKYNPFNWSYSDDRLLLISVIILTGAFLYSFWYFAERVVYENTHAKKEKNKPNEVIVNQRTYASKFGGFLWKDLKLLSRSEQFVFLIFYPAVFSFFMLFAGGSSMNAAIPFLAIASLYCAIEAGLLTRNDFEYREILRTLPVTTQTIITPKLAIPIILNESLLIIVAVISYIFGKFEKNSLFLFPLSIAIFGLSALIGSYYSIVDPGKTKNNPFSLKATFIIEGIVLGLSFGLPITLTIILAKPSLTTWKFYAVWLTFIGSLIALIILMMIYYRKLKHVLTQKD; translated from the coding sequence ATGCGAGAACTTAGAATTCTATTCAAGTATCTTGGGCTTTCTTTAAATCTGCAGAATACGGCAAAAACTAAACGAAAGAAGATTACAAGTTCAAAGGAACCAAATTACGCCTTGCGATACATCTTGCTTATGTTTAGTTCAATCCTTCCTATGGCTGTATTTTTGACGATTTCCAATTACAATATATACAAGCTTTTAGCACACTATCCAGACGTTGCTAAGTCATTCTTTATCTCCTCAATGTCCATATTCTCACTCTTTTACGTTGTAGGATTTATTGGAACAGGTATGCATGCCTTCTCAAGAAGTGACGAAATGGAACTCCTTCTTACAATGCCAATAAGCCGGAGTGTGCTTACCGTATATAACTTAATCGTAACCCTAGCTAATCAATTTTTTACGCTTGGTTTTTTTGTAGCTTCTGTCCTTGGATTTTTACTGGCGGTTAGGACTAACATCTTTGGTTTCATTCTTCGAACTTTACTCCACATTGCTTTCTTGACATCGCTCTCAGCACTTCTTGCGGTAGTGAGTGGAGGAATCAGTTCAAAACGGTTTGTTAGAAGGTTAAATGCGGTAATTCTTCTTCTACTTGTTGCTGTTTATCTATTCTTCGTTCAGATTCAAGATGTGAATGTTGAACAACTCGGTGAAAACGCGCGGTTTGTAAAATTTGTGGCTTTTACTACGTCAAAATATAACCCATTTAATTGGTCTTATTCAGATGACCGTTTGTTATTAATATCCGTAATCATCTTAACAGGTGCTTTTCTGTATTCATTTTGGTACTTTGCAGAGCGCGTGGTTTATGAAAACACACACGCCAAGAAAGAAAAAAACAAACCGAACGAAGTTATCGTCAACCAAAGAACATACGCCTCAAAGTTTGGAGGTTTCTTGTGGAAAGATTTGAAACTCCTTTCACGTAGCGAACAATTTGTATTCCTCATATTTTACCCTGCCGTCTTTTCCTTTTTCATGCTTTTTGCAGGTGGTTCTTCAATGAATGCTGCTATTCCATTTTTAGCCATTGCTTCTCTTTACTGCGCTATCGAGGCAGGGTTATTGACCAGGAACGATTTCGAGTACAGAGAAATATTACGGACACTTCCAGTAACCACACAAACGATAATAACTCCAAAACTAGCAATACCAATCATCTTAAATGAAAGTTTGTTGATTATAGTGGCTGTTATCTCTTACATTTTCGGAAAGTTTGAAAAAAATAGTCTGTTCCTATTCCCTTTGTCAATTGCAATTTTTGGGTTAAGTGCACTGATAGGTTCATACTACAGTATTGTTGACCCAGGTAAGACCAAAAACAATCCGTTTTCTTTGAAAGCAACATTCATAATAGAGGGTATTGTGTTGGGATTATCTTTCGGTCTGCCTATAACGTTGACCATAATTTTGGCAAAACCTAGTCTAACCACTTGGAAATTCTACGCTGTTTGGCTAACGTTCATCGGTTCTCTAATTGCGTTGATTATTCTAATGATGATTTACTATCGGAAATTAAAACATGTGTTAACACAAAAAGATTAA